DNA from Canis lupus baileyi unplaced genomic scaffold, mCanLup2.hap1 Scaffold_293, whole genome shotgun sequence:
AAAATGGCATTGTCCTTCTCTTGGTTACAAAGGAATGGCTCAAGgtcatttttaactctttccctcttcctcacccACCACAATGTCTCTGGAATTTGACTTATATTTGTTCTCAAGTCCTCTTTATTGGGAACACACTTTCCTACCCATTATACCTGACACACTCCTTCAATGTTTCACTTAATTCCTCATGAAGTCTTAAGTCATACATGAAAGTAACCCCTTCTTCCTTTGGATtcctgtatcattttattttaatgcctcTTAAGCCATTCAATCACATTCTTTCCTATACTAAAGTTATTTGTACACTATCCTACCTCTTACTAGACTGAGCATTTGATGGCAaagcctgttctttttttaattattattattcctagaacacagtaggtgctcagtctctgtagtaagtgctcagcatttgttgaatgaatgaatgaatgtctagTACTATTGCATTCTGAGAATATTTAATGATCAGAGATACTGTGAGAGGCTTAGGTCCCTTGTGGGAAAGTAATATGTGATgggtaatattttttgttttgttaattgaaaaataaaacttttttaggTGTCAAATTGGTTTGCTAATGCAAGACGTCGGCTTAAGAATACCGTTCGACAGCCAGATTTAAGCTGGGCTTTACGAATAAAACTGTACAACAAGTATGTTCAAGGAAACGCTGAGCGACTTAGTGTAAGCAGCGATGATTCATGTTCTGaaggtttgttaatatttttattttgctttccctcTATTAATAAGAAGTTCACCCCAAGTGCTGTTTTTTAAGGTTGACTCCACTAAATATGATGGTACtctaatgattcttttttattgcgTGAAGTAACTTCATTTTTACAATTCTATAAATGACCAACAGAATATGGCTGCTTCCTCTTGTTTATAGATTTATCATGTGTCAGAATAACATTTTCTGTGAAATTCGTTAAAATTAAGATACCATAGGGAGAGATTACATAGATTCCTGCTTCCTTTCCCTAAAAATTAACCTGGGGTATCAAAGACaatttaatatactttaaatattctttatttatgtatatatttaatgattGACTATAACAGGGAATAGTATATGTAAGTACTACCTATTGGTATTTTTCTCCCTTAGATGGAGAAAATCCTCCAAGAAACCACATAAATGAAGGGGGCTATAATAATCCAGTTCATCATCCTGTGACTAAAAGTGAAAGCTCAGTCATAAAAGCTGGAGTGAGGCCAGAGTCACAGGCCAGTGAGGACTACGTATCACCCCCCGAATACAAGAGCAGCTTATTGAATCGTTACCTTAACGACTCCTTGAGACATGTCATGGCCACAAATGCTGCCATGATGGGAAAGACAAGGCAAAGAAACCATTCGGGATCTTTTAGTTCCAATGAATTTGAGGAAGAATTGGTGTCTCCCTCATCATCAGAAACCGAAGGCAACTTTGTCTACCGTACAGGTAAGTCTGTGCTTTTCATGACACCTTgtttaaaatagaactaaaacTGCAGCAAATTCAACAGGTATAATGGCATGATCTTTACTGCTTTTATAAGAGATTATTCACATATAGCTCATAATTTAATTtgaaagcttttgttttgtttttaattaccaGATGTACTTGTTAGTAGATGATGGTCTACTTGGGTTTTTCACTCTTAGTAATAAAGATGAGAATTTTCATTCTTAATGCTCATTTTTAATCTCAATGATATACATTCTTGGAGGAGGAATGCCCTGAATTATAGCCAGCCATGCAAACACTTTGTGTTCCatcttttctcttaaattctttgATTGCTAATAGTGATGGAAAATGAACACAAATTAGCTTGGGTGCCAAGACTCATGTGAAGGAAAAGTGTAGATCGGGCTTAAATTGCTttggaaattttacttttattcctgGAAAGCACAAGTAAGACTGATAAATAgctttgaaatttttacttttattccaaaAATTATGAATTGATTTCTGCCTGTCCGGAACTTTCTGATGGAGTAGTGAGTTTGGTAAAAATTTCTATCTTCACTTCAGTTTCCAGAGTTTTGCTCGTAAAGAGTGTGTTTGAGCAAGTTGCTTCAGAACAAAGGATATGTGTGACCTACATCTGGTGCAGATAGAGTCCAGATCCTGAAAATGCCAACAAATGAGATTTAGAAATTTTAGAGTTGGAAATAACTTTAGAAAGCATCTAGTCCTGCCATGTTATATCATAGATAAGAAAACCCAGACCAAAAACACAAGTTAATAACTCTTCTCCGGATCAGTAGTGCAGCTTAGCCTGTGTAAGGGGTAGGAGGAACATAACTACTACAAGACTATGATAACTCTTAATTATTACATATACTGCCACAattcatttattgagcaattatgATATTCTAGGCCCTCTGCTAAACACTACACAAATGATACTGAGTGTAGTCCTTGTAAGGAGCTTGATATGTGGGCAATAGGTCTTTATAAAAGAATTACATTTGGTCTGTTTAATATACCTTTCAGATTATTTAACTGGAAATCTTCAAGTGTCTACAAATGTGTACAAGATATATTatctgtgggacacctgggtggctcagcggttaagtgtctgccttcagctcagggcatgatcctggagttccgggatcaagttccacatcgggctccctgcagggagcctgctcctccctctgcctgtgtctctgcctctctctctgtgtgtctctcatgaataaataaagaaataatctttttaaaaaaagatatattatctGTAAGGATTCAGAGAAAatctcaatacatttttaaagacttaactTCACTTTCTGTTTGCATCTCCAACTTCAAGGTTGAAAACAACTCCAAATGCTCTGACATACAAAATTAGTCTTGTAAGTAATAATTGGGTCTAGTAAGaagtaaaagatgaaataaagactatttagctaataaaaaaattttttttaattacatactAACATCTAACTAATGTGACCAGAGCAGAACTTGGAGATAATTCAGagcttcattaattttatttacagagaTAGAAAGGGATAGGACGTCAAAATGTGCAAGTACAGAtaattgaaaaaagaataaaaataaaatgaaaaagttaacatggaaagctgaaaaataaattaagagttGACTCTGAAAGCAATActaaaagaaacaggtaaaacttGGCAGAGATTAAAGttggaaa
Protein-coding regions in this window:
- the LOC140629862 gene encoding homeobox protein Mohawk-like: MRVSAAPSLPHLRWRARGGRVPRSPTPPRAGRAAYGAQASRRPGVQARGAPGPRGQRPGGAAHPGRPLPPPPPPPPMLRARQNGGKVRHKRQALQDMARPLKQWLYKHRDNPYPTKTEKILLALGSQMTLVQVSNWFANARRRLKNTVRQPDLSWALRIKLYNKYVQGNAERLSVSSDDSCSEDGENPPRNHINEGGYNNPVHHPVTKSESSVIKAGVRPESQASEDYVSPPEYKSSLLNRYLNDSLRHVMATNAAMMGKTRQRNHSGSFSSNEFEEELVSPSSSETEGNFVYRTDYLTGNLQVSTNVYKIYYLWDTWVAQRLSVCLQLRA